The Coregonus clupeaformis isolate EN_2021a chromosome 27, ASM2061545v1, whole genome shotgun sequence genomic sequence GCATCAGTATTACTATGGTAACAATCACGCAAGACAATTTTCTTAGATGACGAACACTTGTCGAGATGCGCTGGTTGTTCAACTCAATGAGGGCTTTTTTTTAATTCAATCAAAAAGGAGTACATTGGCTTGAATTTATATTTTTTCTAGATACAAGTCACAACTTTGCTCTTGTTCCATCCTTCCAAATCTCATCTTGTTGACTACTATTGGAAGTGTGGGGAACTTCAGTATCTGATTATGTGTTTGAATGGGAGCACTGGCTGTTAATGCTTGCATTTGATAAGGTCAGAGTCTAAATCACGTTCCCTCTGAAGGGCATTCTTATTTTAGTATTTTTCCGTTTAAGTAGCCTATGTGGCAACTTATGCTAGCTAGCATGTCGCAAGTCAGAAACATTTTCAGAAAACCTCTGGACCTCCACCCATGTGAAATATTTGATTGGTGGCAACAGGTCACTAGCATCCACTAGACCAGGAGTTCCCACACTGTctcactcaggccccccttccaacctcgtgcattctactattactactttcaagagtaagttgaaagccataagactgctaaatagttagtccggcTAGCTTTTGgttatctgcattgaccctttttgcactaactcttgacTCATCGGTTTatcatctatcctgttgcctagtcactttatccctacctatatgtacacatctacctcgtacccctgcatatcGAATCGGTACTGGTACACAGTTATCGTTACACATCATGCATTTATTCCTGGtgttaattgtattttttttggaagggcctgtaagtaagcatttcactgttaatctACACCTGTAGTTAACGAAGCTTGTGACAATTTGATTGAAATTCCTCACATGCACCAACAGTCCTAGTGTGCATACTCACCTTATGTGGTCCCTCATGGATCCCCAGTTACGTGGACCactgcccccccgcttctcctccGGCCGCACACCACTGCAACAGGCAAATGCAAATGTCACCAACCTCTACTTCATGTCAAAATTGATTTAAGGGTAATGTGAGGCATATTGTTCTTACGTCCTATCACTGCCACTGTGGCGCTCAAACTCCCTCTTGCCTCTCTGGTCAAAGCCATCTGTGGATCTTAAGTTGCCGCCGCGCATTCCTCTTCCACGGCCTCCACCTCGGCCCCTTCCGGCACGCTCACCCTGATCCACAGGCCTGTTGGGGTAGAGTGAGTAGTTAGTTATTACAGTCCTTGTGGTCAGAGTCAAAACACATTCTCTAGCCCCCAACGATAGGCCTTTGTTCTATCCTAGCTGATATGAGAAGACTAGAATGGGGGTAAGAAGCATGACTGCTCCACCAAGGGTGCTGGTGGGCCAGGTGGAGTTTCAACTTGAATACAACTATCCATTCTCAGATCTGCAAAGCGGGGTCAGCATAGAAAATAAACATGGGAATTATTGAATAGCCAGTGTCCATTTAATATGTGAAACCAGAAAAATGCCCACCTCTAGTGTATAACTACCTTTCAATAGAGTATCCGAGGGGTGCTGCACTGTCGTTCTGCCTTTGATCACGGAAGCCAACTCGTCGCTCCTCTACATGGCCAGGTGCACCTCGAGGATATTTCGGACCTGCACATAAAATTAAAGCTTATTGTAGATGACAAATTATGCAagcagcaccacacacacacacaaaacaagctAGAATGTAAACAAGAACTAGCTAGCAAACAACAAAATATACATCTTAGGTATTATCCCCGAGGCCACAGCTTGCTTGTTTCTACCGTTTAACTggtagctatactgaacaaaaataaacaatttcaaagattttactaagttacagttcatgtacCGAAACCTGTCAATTTAAACAAAttctttaggccctaatctatgaatttcacatgactgggcaggggtgcagccatggctGGGAATAGGCCCATCCACTTGGCAGCCCAGCCCACCCAATAAGAATGAGtttctccacaaaagggctttattacacacagaaatactcctcagcaccctaCCCCACAGGTTTAGGTGGaggcggttgtgaggccagttggacatactgccaagttctctaaaatgatgttggaggcagcttatggtagagaaattagcattcaattctctgacaacagcCCGGTTGGCCatgcctgcagtcagcatgccaattgcacactccctcaacttgagacatctttggcattgtgaCAAATCAGCACATTTTAAATAGGTAttttgtccacagcacaaggtgcacctgtgtaatgatcatgctgtttaatcagcttcttgatatgccacacctgtcaggtggatggattattttggcaaaggagaaattcccactaactgggatgtaaacaaagCTGTGCACAACATTTGTGCATACGGAAAGTGTTGTTTTTTCAGCTCATGTCACTTCAacactacatgttgcgtttatatttttgttcagtgtaaaagtTACAATTAGACATGGCTAACGTGTACAGTTGTCTTGTGACCTAAATCCAGGTTTTAGCtatcgttagctagctggctagtgtGGCAAGCCTCCTAGCTAACTAGGTGGATACTTTCAAAGGCCTGTTATGTAACGATAGCTAGCTAAACTCAACTAGCTTGTATGTGATCGATTTAGCGGCAGCCTACTTGATAGTTAACTAAATTGTTAGTAATTTCACGAAAGCAACACTGATTCAAGTAAAATTAACTAGCTAGAACAAACCCCATGTTGCACCGAATTTAACTGCTGACTAGCTAGTAGTTAACTACCCCAAAGCAGATAAAAACAGAACGTCCACAATCCTACAGAGTTCCATAACACATACATAGAACACGCGAAGGACAGACAATAAGAGCGTATCTTTATTATTAGTGTGTCATGTGTAGTTAGCAAGCAAAGTATGTCACGCTGCAATTGTTGAAGTTCAGCTACCTACACATTCAATACACCCGACACGTGCTGTCAATCTTCACATCAAGAACGTGTCCAACCTTTAGCTAGCTCGGCCTTCACCCATCGCATCGACTTACCATGTAAACTTTTAACTTCTGCATTGTCGCCTTCCCCAGCACTCAAGGGAGTTCTCCTGTCCTTTTGGGAGTCCTTCTTAATAGGTTTATCTGTAGTAGCAGGTTTTTTTGGCTcatcttttttctttttcttctgcTTCTCCACCTGAGCCTCGCGAATGATGTCGAACGGGTCGGCCTCGTCGTCTAAAAGCTGACCAAAGCGGTTTGTAACAGCGCACCCAAAACCAGCACTTTCGGTGTCGGTGGGCTCTTCAACTATACCCTTCATGTTGAGAATGTAGTTTTAAAAACTCAACTGGAAAACAACCTGGATTACACCGCTAAATCTATTGACGTTTTTTACGAGCCGAAAGACTCAAGAACAAACATATTGACCTGTGATTAAACACGACTATTCGCCCTGGCTAAAATTCAGACTAACTCGCTAGCAGGCTACAGCATTAGAGCATGCGGTTTGTCCAAAATGGCGGATAATTTATATTCGACCCACCCATAATATTACAATATTATTCATTAGGTTTTAAAGGGACACACCACTTTAAAATCGTCATCGCCGTACAATATTTATTGGGCGCGTTCGagcggatcacttttgtcaagttgGTAACTTCGCTGGTCACCACCTTTCAATGTGTGTTGCATTATGTGGATAAAAATGTCGACTGCATTAACTTTACAACAACCATGTAAAAGTTTCAACTGCAGTTGACTGCAATTTTTTTGCAGTTGCTCCTCACCTTCTGCAACTTGCAGCCATCACCTGCATTGTGGGAAGCACTAATTGTCAACCAATCCttggtgtttttgtttgacccacgcgAATGGgaccaaagacatgactgaaaGAGGAAGCAACTTTGCCACGATTCATATGTATACAGTGGATGTACAAATtaatgtgatatttgaggctcTCTCTCCCCAATTGATAGTACAATGTACACACATATTTACAGTTTGTGAGACATGTTAAATTCGACATTACAAAGAAACacttttataaacaatggcaacactgccatgttgcaCTGTGCCTTGCAGTTGGAAAATCAAATCCGACTTTCGGCTGTTGCAGATGCAACTCCTCCGAATTCATTCCTCGATTTTCGTCTGCAGACAGTTGCTTCAGCCTTACCCACTCAAACAAGCCCATTATCTCCACACCATATCTGTTTCTATAGCCAAAAAGGCTGCTttaacacaggcagcccaattccgatcttttttccactaataggtattttgaccaatcacaccAGATCGTTTCACcgcagatctttttcagagctgatctgattggtcaaaaccaATAagtgaaaaaagatcagaattggactgcctgtgtaaacgtaGCCAAAGATAGTCCAAACAAAATGAGCCCCCCAATAATTTTACAATATTATTAATTAGGTGTTAAAAGAGGTGTTGAGGTATATTCATGAGGTGTTGACCACTTTTTGACATCATATATTCTGTATCTCCAGCACCTTCCATACAGTGCCAGTGTGTGAAAATGTCGAATTTTGGTCTACTATTAATTACAAATATTGATTTAATCATTTCAAAAGTAAATTCAAATAATTACATATTTCCCTTGGCTTAACCAGGTGGAGAGATCTGATCTTTTGCACAGCGCGGCTGCAAAATAGATACCTGTTTTCATCATGCCCCTAAAGCGTCAGAAAATAACATACCAGTATTGCTCATAGCAAATGGGATCAAACGGTTCTCATCATTAGTTGTGATAACTTTTGATCTCAGGCAGCTGTGTGCCCGAAGCTGGATATTTTTCGACCAACCTTTTCTTGCCGATACTTCGTTCTCGACTTGGAAGAAAGTGGTGACTTCTAAACTTCCATCGCTAGTTGCAGGTGGAACGTTTGAATTTACAAAATGCTCCTTTATCTAAAGattcaatatgtaactttttgggcgtcccgaccaaattcacatagaaaaagtgagttatagatctgtcattctcattgaaagcaaacCTAATaagcggtagatatgttctatgtgcgctatttctacgCTTCCCGTTCTTAGGcgtagtttttgcgtcttttactttagcttttgtacaccagcttcaaacagctgaaaatacaatatatttggttattgaaaagctagttcacagcggtttagatggtccaatgattctctacactatacattgcttgttttgtcacataaactgaaattaggcgaactattagaattttcgCAACCAGGAAATAACAGAGATTTCAGCATATTGCACCttcaataataatttaaaaaattgtTCCGTGAAATAAGACAACGTATATGCCACTATTTGAGTATCTTTGTGGGCCGCTCTAGTGTAATTGGTGTTTCCATCAGGAGCGTGACACTAAAGACTTGATTATGgtgagcagaatcaacaacctctgtctgcatcattcaagactgttTCTTTGTGaggtgttaaagttcacagttagccattgcCAGCTGAAAAGTACCCAGGGCCTTGCCTTGGCTCCAATTTAGAGCAGGTCCGccggagccatggcccagtgagacacggTGCCGGCCCGTGTAGATGGAAACAGACACGTttgagccttttgggtaaaacactggggtaaatcctTGAAATGCAGCATAACTTGGAGCTAAGGCAAGGCTCTGGGTACTTTTCAGCCTGCATTTACATatggctaactgtgaactttaaAAACACCTCACAaagcaacagtcttgaatgatggAGAAGTTGTTGATTCTGCTCATCACAAGTCTTCAGTGTCACACAGACcttacattaacataaaacactggcaGCCCACTGGTCTCATTGGAAAAGCACTAAGTGCTGGTAGTATGTTCAGATCACATGAAGCATGCGCACACAACGTAAATACGAGACGCAGCACATATACTCACCAAGCTCACATTTACATGGTTTTGAGCATGCTTCAGGTAATAGAAATCTGACCACACAACCAGCGCTTTGAAAAGTTGGTTAATAATACTTTCCAGTGGATATATTGTTTCAAATTTCTGCCCACATAAGGACCAATCACACAGGTAACCAGTAGAGTTGGTTCAAATGTAATTTTGTTAAACATTCCAGCTTGTAGAGGACCATTTCCTGAATTAAACACAAAGATATTCCAGACGTCGTGGATTTAGAAATTCACGTGTCTGGTCCCTGGGCGAATCACTCTGTGACCACTCATATTCCATTTCAATCTTTAGTCTGGTCATGGCCAGCGCTGAAATTACTTGCCTATTACGCCAATTTATACTTGATCTGGCAATGTGGTCCAGATGCTCTGTACGGAGGGTGTGGCACAATTGCTACGACTCTGGAGGTTTGcggaggccaaatcgagctccgtACTGCATCGCCATGCGGctcccaaattttgtaacaatgcggagggctccatatagctccgcattgatatgattggttgatggtaggttgGGGCatgaggtcctgtataaacacaaactcacttccttgacatcttccttcacaacagctctgcgaagcgcaagaagtatgaatgccttGACTTCTCAGTGGCCGTATCACAAGTAAATGCTGTACGGCCACTGCAGaagtcggattgaccatgcagaacCTTCAAGGCAGGGGTGTCGAagtcattccatggagggcctaatgtctgctggtttttggcttttcctttcaattaagacctatacaaccaggggaggggagttagttactaatcagtgaccttaattaatcaatcaggtacaagggaggagcgaaaacccgcagacactcggccctccgtggggGCCAATTAAAACTTGTAAGGAAGGTATTGACTTTTCCCCTTGATTCAATAAATATTTCACCAAATATGTATTATCTTCTCTCAGTCCAGACGACAAAGAGCCTATACATTGAAGACAAAACAACtacatctacactgaacaaaaattgttggtcccatgtttcatgagctgaaataaaacatccaagaaatgttccatacgcacaaatagctcaaattgtgtgcacaaatttgtttacatccctgttagtgcgcatttctttgccaagataatcaatccacctgacaggtgtggcatatcaagaagctgattaaacagcatgatcattacacaggtgcaccttgtgctggggacaataaaaggccactctaaaatgtgcagttttgtcacaacacaatgccacagatgtctcaagttgagggagcgtgcaattggcatgctgactgcaggaatgtccaccagagctgttgccatataATTTAATGTACATtgttctaccataagccgcctccaacatcgtttttgagaacggcctcacaaccgcagaccacgtgtatggtgttgtgtatgcgagcggtttgctgatgtcaacgttgtgaacagagtgccccatggtggtggtgggattatggtatgggcaggcatatgctacggacaacgaacataattgcattttatcgatggcaatttgaatgcacattgCCGTGACGAGatactgaggcccattgtgaggccattttaaaaaaaggtatctgtgaccagtcatgtgaaattcatagattagggcctaattaatttatttcaattgactgctttcctgtaactcagtcaaatctttgaaattgttgcgtttatatttttgttcagtatacatcccGACAGTCTAGAGCAGAATTGTCTATTGTGCCTTTAATAGTATAATCTCTCCATCAAATGAAACTGAACATCTATGAAGTAAGCTCATCCTATTATACAGAGTGATCGTGTGAGCGGTTTTCTTCAGCGTGATCCTGTACATTCTTTCCAATTACGGGCACACGCATAGCCATTCCTACATTTGTTGCACACAAACGCTTTCACACCAGTGTGCACACGCTGGTGAGATACTAAATGACTTGTCTGGGAGAATCTCTTGCCATATTCATCACAAGCATATGGTCTCTCCCGTGTGAGTGCGCATGTGGTTTACAAGAGAAGACTTAACAGTGAAACCTTTTCCACAAATGCGACAGTTGAATGGTCTCTCGCCTGTGTGACTGCGCATGTGGATTTCAAATGTAGCCTTCATCGTGAAACTTTCACCACAAATATGGCAGTTGAATGTTTTGTGTGAGTGCGTATGTGCGTATGTGCTGATTCAACACAGATTTGTGATCGAAGCCTTTACCACAGTGGCTGCAGACATGACTTTGAACGAAGTTAAGGTGGCAAAGTGAATCATCTTGTGTTTCTTGACGTAGGCATGCGAGGTAAAGCCTTCCCCACATATATTACACGTGTAAGGCTTTTCGCCAGTGTGACTGCGCTGACCTATCTTAAGGGTTGTTAATTGGGTGAAACCTTTACAAGTAGTACAACGTACAATTTCTGCCCTGTGTGAGAAAGCTTGTGTCTTGAGATTACCTGGGTTACTGAACTTTTTAACCACATATATTACAGGCAAAAGGTTGTTCACCAATATGTACGAACATATGCCACATGAATTACAGTCCAGTATGCATGGTTTTATGTCTTTCAAAAGAGTGTGCGAGATGGAAACGCTTGCCGCATACGTCACAGACAAACGGTTTCTCTCCGGTATGGGCAAACGCATGTGCTTTGAGCTGGCTTGCACGACAGTAACTCTTGCCGCATAAACCACAGACAAAAGGTGTCTGTCCAGTTTGTAAAGTCATATGATCTTTGAGACAGGTTGAAAGACGGAAACGTTTGCCACATACATCACAGCGATAAGCCCTTGCTGTATGAGTTGCACTCTGATGACTGGATCAGGATGAAGGTGAAACGAAAAGCTTGCCAAAGGTTTCACAGCAATACTTCTCCTCGGAGTGCTCTGCTTTATGAAGATCCCATTGATACCATGACTGAAAGGTCTTAGAACACAGAGAGCAGCTGTTTGCCCTTTCCGGGTGATCACTGTAGTTGTGCCTTTTTAGCGCACGGTCGCCACAGAATGTTTTTTCACGTTGTGCAGGTGTGCCGAGTTGGGTTAAGCTCTCTGTGTTTGACCAAACTACTTCTCAATGCAAACATCTTCCCACAATCTGCGCATTTGAAGGTCTTCTCTTTAGAATGCACCACCAAGAGGTGATTACTACACCCCGTCTTTGTACTAAAACCTTTCCCACACTGCGGGCAGCTAAAGGGTTTGATGTGAGAATTAAGATGGGCTTTAAGCATACATCTCCAATTGAAACACTTTCCACAAAAGTCGCAAATGAAGGGCTTGAAGGGCTTCACTGCTCCGGTGGCAGCGCTTCTATCCGAACTTTGGGCTGTATTTAAAGAATCACCATTCTGGACATTTTCTCCAATCCTGCCTGTGTTTGGCTCTGTGTTTGAGGGATGTCCGTCTTGTTTCTCTGGGTCTGACACAGGTGAGGTCATTTGCAACCACATCTGCAACAGAGAGGGACATTGTGGTTGTTGAGGCGTTAATGTAAAACAATCTTCTACATTACATGTATGAATGAGATTGTGGATATTAATAAATAATTTaaacagcaaacaatgtaccaatCCTAAAAAAAGTATTTCTTAACAGTCTAATGGTGGAATTTTTCCCAATAAATGCATAGGAACACTAATTTTAAATGGTGTTTTGACTGATTGTCCAGAGTGTCCTTACTCAATCATAAAAACTCATTCAAAAGTTAACTAAATGGTAGTGGTGCCATGAAACCATTAGCTGACTGATTCAAGTACTATGTTTCATAAAATGTCTGATCGACTTTACCGTGTCCACCCGTATT encodes the following:
- the zgc:103482 gene encoding intracellular hyaluronan-binding protein 4, giving the protein MKGIVEEPTDTESAGFGCAVTNRFGQLLDDEADPFDIIREAQVEKQKKKKKDEPKKPATTDKPIKKDSQKDRRTPLSAGEGDNAEVKSLHGPKYPRGAPGHVEERRVGFRDQRQNDSAAPLGYSIERPVDQGERAGRGRGGGRGRGMRGGNLRSTDGFDQRGKREFERHSGSDRTGVRPEEKRGGSGPRNWGSMRDHISAVADGAPTEEGGDGDEVAETGANLAPETEGEGEAAVEVAVEMSLDEWKALQEQNRPKKEFNLRKADTIVPSDSVVIHKSKKQVEEQVEEVVEEDDAASLRRPANDITAKLKIDFGSLGRPSRGTRGRGGRGRGGPATRPETISPQKPPEKARVQQGQAPNPDDPEDFPALA